Proteins encoded by one window of Methanobacterium sp. CWC-01:
- the hisI gene encoding phosphoribosyl-AMP cyclohydrolase: MDLSEFNFRHSMGGEELLIAVAQDQKTGEVLMVAFMNREALSLTLETGIAHYWSTSRNKIWLKGESSGHQQQVEEIMVDCDADALVLKIKQEGAACHEGYYSCFFRKVDSDDGFKLKIMRDKVFEPEQIYGEG; the protein is encoded by the coding sequence ATGGATTTATCTGAATTTAATTTCCGACACTCTATGGGTGGGGAGGAACTGCTAATTGCCGTGGCCCAGGACCAGAAGACCGGGGAAGTGTTGATGGTAGCCTTCATGAACCGTGAGGCACTCAGTCTAACCCTGGAAACTGGCATCGCCCACTACTGGAGCACCAGCCGGAATAAGATCTGGCTTAAAGGGGAAAGCTCCGGACACCAACAGCAGGTGGAGGAGATCATGGTGGACTGTGACGCCGATGCCCTGGTTTTAAAAATTAAACAGGAAGGAGCGGCCTGCCATGAAGGATATTATTCCTGTTTTTTCAGGAAAGTAGATTCCGATGATGGCTTTAAACTTAAGATTATGAGAGATAAGGTCTTTGAACCAGAACAAATCTATGGAGAGGGGTAG
- the npdG gene encoding NADPH-dependent F420 reductase — translation MKVGIIGGTGDQGLGIALRLAKAGEEIIIGSRDVKKAENAVSLVKNMLADDETRNIRGATNQEAAREADLAVLTVPLQAQIITLRGVQEDLQGMIMVDATVPLDSCLAGRPNRYVDVWEGSAAERSQAMLKDQQVKVVSAFNNISAASLTNANNDVECDCLVSGDDLEAKKVVMELAEKIPGVRAIDCGPLENARIVEKITPLLINLNIRNRIKLAGIRITGL, via the coding sequence ATGAAAGTGGGAATTATAGGCGGAACAGGCGATCAAGGCCTTGGAATTGCTCTTAGACTGGCCAAAGCCGGTGAAGAAATCATTATCGGATCCAGGGATGTTAAGAAGGCAGAGAATGCAGTTAGCCTGGTTAAGAACATGCTGGCTGATGATGAAACAAGGAATATAAGGGGGGCCACCAACCAGGAAGCCGCCCGGGAGGCGGATCTGGCGGTGCTCACCGTACCCCTGCAGGCCCAGATCATTACCCTGAGAGGGGTTCAGGAAGATCTTCAGGGCATGATAATGGTGGATGCCACTGTACCCCTGGACAGCTGCCTGGCAGGTCGGCCTAACCGTTACGTGGATGTGTGGGAGGGTTCGGCTGCCGAGAGATCACAGGCCATGCTGAAGGACCAGCAGGTGAAGGTGGTGTCAGCCTTTAACAATATCAGTGCAGCCAGCCTAACCAACGCCAATAACGATGTGGAGTGTGACTGCCTGGTATCAGGAGATGATCTTGAGGCCAAAAAGGTGGTGATGGAGCTGGCGGAGAAAATACCCGGTGTCCGGGCCATTGACTGCGGACCCCTGGAAAACGCTCGTATCGTGGAGAAAATAACCCCCCTCCTCATAAATTTAAACATCCGTAACCGGATTAAACTGGCCGGTATAAGGATAACGGGCCTTTAA
- the hxlB gene encoding 6-phospho-3-hexuloisomerase: protein MEILKKTAESIAKHSLDVITRIDPQKVNLMIDTIKSSQSVFIVGSGRSELIGKAFAMRLMHLGFRVHVVGDVTTPAITDKDCLVAISGSGETKTVTIAAETCKEVGAKVVAITTNPQSTLGESLDVLVKMDSKSKVPWKHPTSHTLKGNYDDMTPMGTLFEDATHLFLDGLIAEFMARMGQKETDLRRRHATLE from the coding sequence ATGGAAATACTGAAAAAAACTGCAGAATCGATAGCAAAACATTCCCTGGATGTCATCACCCGCATCGACCCTCAGAAGGTGAACCTGATGATAGACACTATAAAAAGCTCCCAGTCAGTGTTCATCGTAGGCAGTGGACGGTCAGAGTTGATCGGCAAAGCCTTTGCTATGCGCCTCATGCACCTGGGATTCCGGGTGCACGTGGTGGGTGATGTAACCACCCCCGCCATCACTGATAAAGACTGTCTGGTAGCTATTTCTGGATCAGGCGAAACGAAGACCGTCACTATAGCAGCAGAGACTTGCAAGGAAGTAGGAGCTAAAGTGGTGGCCATCACCACTAACCCCCAATCCACCCTGGGTGAGAGTTTGGATGTGCTGGTGAAGATGGATAGTAAGAGCAAGGTTCCCTGGAAACATCCCACTTCCCACACTTTAAAGGGGAATTATGATGACATGACCCCCATGGGTACCCTGTTTGAAGATGCCACCCATCTGTTCCTGGACGGTCTCATAGCTGAGTTCATGGCCCGTATGGGGCAGAAGGAAACCGACCTGCGCAGAAGACACGCCACCCTGGAGTAG
- a CDS encoding PINc/VapC family ATPase, with protein sequence MKIVPDTSVIVDGRITRIVQDEEYKGCEVIISEAVVAELENQANKGRETGFNGLEELKNLQKLHSEGRIHVSYVGRRPTLDEISLARGGEIDAMIRSTAGEYQATLMTSDRVQKEVAEAQGLKAVYLKPEMLEYRDIEVTRFFDKNTMSVHLRENVIPMAKKGTPGNVNLVRIGSRPLRRSKIESMAREIVERAKSDFRSFIEIEWDGATVVQFREYRISIARPPFSDGVEITIVRPVAKVSMDSYSLPDKLIDRLQNMAKGVLIAGPPGAGKTTFAQAVAEFYLKSGSIVKTMESPRDLQVGDEITQYAPLEKDMGKTADILLLVRPDYTIYDELRKTKDFRIFADMRMAGVGMVGVVHATRPIDAIQRIIGRVELGMIPSIIDTTIYIDEGQVKAIYQVALTVKVPSGMVEADLARPVIEIRDFETGNLAHEIYTYGEQTIVMDVGPERREKPPVHRIAEKEIEREIKKRVPQARIKVDMKSDRRATVWIDEEYVAQLIGKRGKNIEEIENQVGISIGVESLQSREIQDQAPVEVDLAGNYVVLQFGKESVGTPFDILVNNDYLFTATVGKKGHIKIKKDIELAEIILDALQKNRPIGARVRRD encoded by the coding sequence TTGAAAATTGTTCCTGATACCAGTGTCATCGTGGATGGGCGGATCACCCGTATAGTCCAGGACGAGGAATATAAGGGTTGTGAAGTTATAATCTCCGAGGCAGTGGTAGCTGAATTGGAAAACCAGGCAAATAAAGGAAGAGAAACTGGTTTTAATGGATTGGAAGAACTTAAGAATCTGCAGAAGTTGCACAGTGAGGGGCGGATACATGTCAGCTACGTGGGACGCCGGCCCACCCTGGATGAGATTTCCCTGGCCCGAGGGGGTGAAATAGATGCCATGATCCGCAGCACCGCCGGAGAATACCAGGCCACCCTCATGACCAGTGACCGGGTGCAGAAGGAAGTGGCTGAGGCCCAGGGACTGAAAGCGGTTTACCTGAAGCCGGAGATGCTGGAGTACCGGGACATCGAGGTCACTCGCTTTTTTGACAAGAACACCATGTCCGTTCACCTGCGGGAAAACGTGATCCCCATGGCTAAAAAGGGAACACCTGGCAATGTTAATCTGGTTAGAATAGGTTCCAGGCCACTTAGACGGTCAAAAATAGAGTCAATGGCTCGTGAAATAGTTGAGAGGGCCAAAAGTGACTTTAGAAGTTTCATAGAAATAGAGTGGGACGGTGCCACGGTGGTGCAGTTCCGGGAGTACCGGATATCCATTGCCCGGCCACCATTCTCGGATGGAGTGGAGATAACCATTGTCCGGCCGGTGGCCAAAGTATCCATGGACAGTTACAGTCTTCCTGATAAACTCATCGACCGTCTGCAGAACATGGCCAAGGGAGTGCTCATTGCCGGGCCCCCCGGTGCTGGTAAAACCACCTTCGCCCAGGCCGTGGCCGAGTTCTACCTTAAAAGCGGCTCCATAGTGAAGACCATGGAGTCCCCCCGGGACCTGCAGGTGGGAGATGAAATAACCCAGTACGCCCCCCTGGAGAAGGATATGGGCAAAACTGCAGATATACTGCTACTGGTGCGTCCGGATTACACCATATACGATGAGCTGCGTAAAACCAAGGACTTCCGTATCTTCGCTGATATGAGGATGGCCGGGGTGGGCATGGTGGGGGTGGTGCACGCCACTCGTCCCATCGATGCCATACAGCGCATCATCGGCCGGGTAGAGCTGGGTATGATACCCTCCATTATAGACACCACCATCTACATCGATGAGGGACAGGTCAAGGCCATCTACCAGGTGGCATTAACGGTGAAGGTGCCCAGCGGAATGGTGGAAGCGGATCTGGCCCGGCCGGTAATTGAAATCAGAGATTTTGAAACCGGAAATCTGGCCCATGAGATTTACACCTACGGGGAGCAGACCATCGTCATGGATGTGGGCCCGGAGAGAAGGGAGAAACCTCCAGTGCACCGTATCGCTGAGAAGGAGATCGAACGGGAGATCAAAAAGAGAGTCCCCCAGGCCAGGATAAAGGTGGATATGAAATCAGACCGGCGAGCCACGGTGTGGATCGATGAAGAGTACGTGGCCCAGCTTATAGGTAAACGTGGAAAGAACATAGAGGAAATAGAGAACCAGGTGGGTATCAGCATCGGTGTGGAGTCACTTCAGTCCCGGGAGATCCAGGATCAGGCCCCGGTGGAAGTGGATTTGGCTGGTAACTACGTGGTGCTCCAGTTTGGCAAAGAATCAGTGGGAACCCCCTTCGACATCCTGGTTAACAATGATTACCTGTTCACCGCCACCGTGGGCAAAAAGGGCCATATTAAGATAAAAAAGGATATAGAGTTGGCGGAGATCATCTTAGATGCTCTGCAGAAGAACAGACCCATAGGAGCCCGGGTGCGGAGAGATTAG
- a CDS encoding TatD family hydrolase, which translates to MPATDNHIHVDPINGEGPLPVAQKFHRSGGTAMIIPNKPTWTVGEGCDFERAMELVVGYVDRINSETEVQAFAVVGSHPAELSRLLREGTTLGDGEQLMREALETAQKLVLEGQAVAMGEVGRPHYEVSPEEMEVHNRLLLYAMELAREADCPVQLHTESAGPDEFLEFAQLADQAGLKREKVIKHFSGPLVLPEENHGLTPSLISSGDVIRAGLKKGTNFLMETDYLDDLSRPGAVLGPKTVPRRTRKLLNAGLISEDDAYRIHVENVERLYAIELDF; encoded by the coding sequence ATCCCAGCCACTGACAATCATATACACGTGGATCCCATCAACGGGGAGGGACCCCTGCCTGTGGCCCAGAAATTCCACCGATCCGGTGGCACCGCCATGATCATACCCAACAAGCCCACCTGGACCGTAGGGGAGGGATGTGACTTTGAAAGGGCTATGGAACTGGTGGTGGGCTACGTGGACAGGATAAACAGTGAAACTGAGGTTCAAGCCTTTGCAGTGGTGGGTTCACATCCAGCGGAACTCAGCCGCCTCTTACGGGAAGGAACCACCCTGGGGGATGGTGAACAGTTGATGCGGGAGGCCCTGGAAACCGCCCAGAAACTGGTGCTGGAGGGTCAGGCCGTGGCCATGGGAGAAGTAGGACGACCCCACTATGAGGTCTCCCCGGAGGAGATGGAGGTCCATAATCGGCTGCTCCTCTATGCCATGGAACTGGCCCGGGAGGCAGATTGTCCAGTGCAGCTTCATACCGAAAGCGCCGGTCCCGATGAATTTCTGGAATTTGCCCAGCTGGCCGACCAGGCCGGTCTCAAACGGGAAAAAGTCATCAAACACTTTTCCGGACCCCTGGTGCTGCCGGAGGAGAACCACGGACTTACCCCCTCCTTGATATCCAGTGGAGACGTGATTCGGGCGGGACTTAAAAAAGGAACTAATTTTCTCATGGAAACCGATTACCTGGATGACCTATCCCGGCCTGGGGCAGTCCTGGGGCCTAAAACCGTGCCTAGAAGAACTCGCAAGCTTTTAAATGCTGGTTTAATCAGTGAGGATGACGCATACCGTATCCACGTGGAAAATGTGGAGAGACTGTACGCTATAGAACTGGATTTTTAA
- a CDS encoding sugar phosphate isomerase/epimerase family protein, producing the protein MKIGVSTLALYPEKLENIMGRLEDLKVDFCEIINEYPYHQVESDDLESFNIKTTIHAPLSDINLASHNQAIRKASIQQMKHSMDLARSLDAEVVVVHPGQMPILGRDLEEAVLGYNLESLAECALYATDCGVAMCVENMPCIDGLLFQDLDELDRLVRDIDAHITLDVGHAHNNSIPTTEMLKSSRVKHVHLSDNDGSFDQHHALGSAEIDFKSIIGDLQKLKYRGILVVEVKGASDVEPSLSYLQGLM; encoded by the coding sequence ATGAAGATTGGTGTTTCAACCCTGGCCCTGTACCCGGAGAAACTGGAGAACATAATGGGTCGCCTGGAAGATCTTAAAGTGGATTTCTGCGAGATAATAAACGAATACCCCTACCACCAGGTGGAGAGTGATGACCTGGAGTCCTTTAATATAAAGACCACCATCCACGCCCCGCTGTCAGATATAAACCTGGCCTCCCATAACCAGGCCATTCGGAAAGCTTCCATACAACAGATGAAGCATTCCATGGACCTGGCCAGGAGTCTGGACGCTGAGGTGGTGGTGGTGCATCCCGGCCAGATGCCCATCCTGGGCAGGGACCTGGAGGAAGCAGTCCTAGGCTATAACCTGGAGTCACTGGCAGAATGTGCTCTCTATGCCACTGATTGTGGGGTTGCCATGTGCGTAGAGAACATGCCCTGCATTGATGGTCTTCTCTTCCAGGATCTCGATGAGCTGGACCGGCTGGTTAGAGACATAGATGCCCACATAACCCTGGACGTGGGACACGCTCATAACAATTCCATTCCCACCACAGAGATGCTCAAGTCTTCCCGTGTGAAACACGTGCACCTCTCGGATAATGACGGATCATTCGACCAGCACCATGCCCTGGGATCGGCTGAAATCGACTTCAAATCAATTATAGGCGACCTTCAGAAGCTGAAATACCGGGGAATCCTGGTGGTGGAGGTTAAAGGTGCCTCTGATGTAGAACCCAGTCTCAGTTACCTGCAAGGCCTCATGTAA
- the endA gene encoding tRNA-intron lyase: MNGKLQGDMVTVASPRAIKLHENSHFGQLIQEELQLPLIEALFLAEKDKLTLSTEGRELSRDEFTNVVRDKGLFTKYLVFKDLRNRGYIVKTGFKYGSEFRLYERGRSPGNGHSDFLVKVLTEDQQITINDFSSYVRVAHGVNKKLMLAVVDDEQDITYYNVEWTRP, from the coding sequence ATGAATGGAAAACTACAAGGGGATATGGTAACGGTAGCCAGTCCGAGAGCCATCAAACTACATGAAAACAGCCATTTCGGACAGTTGATCCAGGAAGAATTACAATTACCACTTATAGAAGCACTGTTTCTGGCAGAAAAGGATAAGTTAACTTTGTCTACTGAGGGCAGAGAACTATCCCGGGATGAGTTCACCAATGTGGTGCGGGATAAAGGGCTTTTCACCAAGTACCTGGTTTTCAAGGACCTCAGAAACCGGGGTTACATTGTAAAAACCGGTTTTAAGTACGGATCAGAGTTTAGACTCTATGAAAGAGGAAGATCTCCAGGGAATGGTCACTCTGACTTCCTGGTAAAGGTCCTGACCGAGGATCAGCAGATAACCATCAACGATTTCTCCAGTTACGTCCGGGTAGCCCATGGAGTTAACAAGAAGCTCATGCTGGCAGTGGTGGATGATGAACAGGACATCACCTACTACAACGTGGAATGGACCCGGCCCTAG
- a CDS encoding DUF5518 domain-containing protein produces MIGVLIATIIVGYMVSGGAMNGAVNRAISGVIGGLILGILAALFGGIFAGLAIGLVAGAAVAVVLVVMFGILGFIGGAIVGFLKGHPTRKPNMTTY; encoded by the coding sequence ATAATCGGTGTTTTAATCGCCACCATAATTGTGGGTTACATGGTCAGTGGCGGGGCAATGAATGGCGCTGTGAACAGAGCAATATCAGGTGTTATTGGAGGATTAATCCTGGGCATCCTGGCTGCACTTTTCGGCGGTATATTCGCCGGACTGGCCATAGGATTAGTTGCCGGCGCAGCTGTCGCGGTGGTGCTGGTAGTTATGTTTGGTATCCTCGGATTCATCGGCGGGGCCATCGTCGGATTTCTTAAAGGTCACCCTACAAGGAAACCAAATATGACCACCTATTAA
- the hisS gene encoding histidine--tRNA ligase, with the protein MELQKPRGTRDFLFEEMRKRKYVEGTLRRIFELYGYQEIKTPLFEDLSLFTLKSGEGITEQIYHFQDKGGRDLALRPELTAPVARLYLNQLQKAPKPLKMYYFGSCFRYERPQAGRFRQFWQMGCELIGGKSPDAEGEVIALAAHCLEELGLEDFEIHIGNLGIIRGILNQAEVSSPEQTQIMAIIDKGEVEELMKFLEDMTMENSYKNMLRELIGLQGHREVLEQVEEMVMNNSQAIGALQELEGLLEVLDSVGFSNYIVNLGIARGLDYYSGTVFEIYVHGLGAQKQISGGGTYNLIEIFGGEKVESTGFAFGFDRVMEALHQQGTYLPLDKVVEVFVAPVSPEVKLKSFQIARKLREAGIPTETDLAGKKFKKLLSHANNLKVNYVVLVGARDLEQGQVTVKDMDSGQQELVALEDVVDVLTERTRG; encoded by the coding sequence ATGGAACTACAAAAACCGCGTGGAACGCGTGATTTCCTCTTTGAGGAAATGAGAAAGAGAAAGTATGTGGAGGGAACCCTGAGAAGGATCTTCGAATTGTATGGTTACCAGGAGATCAAAACCCCCCTCTTTGAGGATCTATCACTTTTCACCCTCAAATCCGGTGAGGGGATCACAGAACAGATCTATCACTTCCAGGACAAGGGAGGTAGAGACCTGGCCCTCCGGCCTGAACTAACCGCCCCGGTAGCAAGATTATACCTTAACCAACTCCAGAAAGCTCCTAAACCCTTGAAAATGTACTATTTTGGTAGTTGCTTCCGCTACGAGCGGCCCCAGGCCGGGAGGTTCCGGCAGTTCTGGCAGATGGGATGTGAACTGATTGGGGGTAAGTCTCCGGATGCCGAGGGTGAAGTGATAGCCCTGGCCGCCCATTGTCTGGAGGAACTGGGACTGGAAGACTTCGAGATACACATTGGTAATCTGGGGATAATCAGGGGAATCCTTAACCAGGCGGAAGTTTCCAGCCCGGAACAAACCCAGATCATGGCCATCATAGATAAGGGAGAAGTTGAGGAGTTAATGAAGTTTTTAGAAGACATGACCATGGAAAACTCCTATAAAAACATGCTACGGGAACTTATTGGCCTGCAGGGACACCGTGAAGTTCTAGAGCAAGTTGAGGAAATGGTGATGAACAATTCCCAGGCCATTGGTGCCCTGCAAGAGCTTGAAGGACTCCTGGAGGTCTTGGATTCGGTTGGATTTTCCAACTACATCGTTAACCTGGGTATTGCCCGGGGTCTGGATTATTACAGTGGAACTGTTTTTGAGATATACGTCCACGGACTGGGTGCCCAGAAACAGATAAGTGGTGGGGGAACCTATAATTTAATAGAAATATTTGGTGGAGAGAAGGTGGAATCCACTGGATTTGCCTTTGGCTTCGATCGGGTCATGGAAGCCCTTCATCAGCAGGGCACCTACTTACCACTGGACAAAGTTGTGGAAGTTTTTGTGGCACCAGTATCCCCGGAAGTCAAATTAAAGTCATTCCAGATTGCTCGGAAGCTCCGGGAGGCGGGCATTCCCACCGAGACTGATCTGGCCGGTAAAAAGTTCAAGAAGTTACTGTCCCACGCCAACAACCTGAAGGTGAATTATGTGGTGTTGGTAGGTGCCCGGGACCTGGAACAGGGCCAGGTTACAGTTAAAGACATGGACAGTGGCCAGCAGGAACTGGTGGCCCTGGAAGATGTGGTGGATGTTCTCACAGAAAGGACTAGGGGATGA
- a CDS encoding RNA ligase partner protein, with protein sequence MPAKQRFVLDTTAFTDNQLRDDYGNGELDQTVDVLLDLIASSRITLNISCHMPPVTYKEFSDYMARYECPESIMVKSETWIVKKSPNRYDTKIPSEIFYEYVQDMRERMNKGMRISESALWEAAVESMVMMSRGEKKNQIELEVLGKAIKDFRKKYRAALRKGTLDSAPDLDVLLLAKELKAGVVAADEGIKVWAERLGLRFLSAKSFPQMLREYLKYYE encoded by the coding sequence ATGCCTGCCAAGCAGAGGTTCGTTTTAGACACAACGGCATTTACTGATAATCAGTTGAGGGATGATTATGGGAATGGTGAACTGGACCAGACCGTGGATGTACTTCTGGATCTAATTGCCAGTTCCAGGATAACGCTCAATATAAGCTGTCACATGCCCCCCGTAACTTATAAAGAGTTTTCGGATTATATGGCACGTTACGAGTGTCCAGAAAGTATTATGGTTAAGTCGGAGACCTGGATAGTTAAGAAAAGTCCGAATCGTTATGATACCAAGATTCCCTCGGAGATCTTCTACGAATACGTGCAGGACATGAGGGAACGTATGAACAAGGGCATGCGCATCTCGGAAAGTGCCCTATGGGAAGCAGCAGTGGAGTCCATGGTCATGATGTCCCGCGGAGAGAAGAAAAACCAGATAGAACTGGAAGTCCTGGGCAAGGCCATTAAGGACTTTCGTAAAAAGTACCGGGCCGCTCTGAGGAAAGGGACCCTGGATAGCGCCCCTGACCTGGATGTTCTCCTGCTGGCCAAGGAATTGAAAGCCGGAGTGGTGGCTGCCGATGAGGGTATTAAGGTCTGGGCTGAAAGACTGGGCCTGCGATTTTTGAGTGCCAAATCATTCCCCCAGATGCTGCGGGAATACCTGAAGTATTACGAGTAA
- a CDS encoding shikimate dehydrogenase has translation MITGKTLLVGIIGDPVEHSLSPPMHNAAFKHLEMDYVYVPFHVSGENLEKAIQGARSLEIRGLNVTIPHKTAVIPYLDEVDPAAQLIGAVNTIKFNEDKAKGFNTDGLGAVKALEEITPVKDKKVLIMGAGGAARALAFQLILNGIGDLVIANRTPEKAVQLALDIQSKLEFSPEATGLGEVELSSTDILINTTSVGMYPHQDQPPLIRGQQMHPELVVNDIIYNPLKTNLLKEAESIGARTLNGTKMLLYQGMESFRIWTGVTPPVEVFERSLMRTLGNKI, from the coding sequence ATGATAACCGGCAAAACCCTCCTGGTAGGCATCATTGGAGATCCTGTGGAACACAGCCTCTCACCCCCCATGCACAATGCTGCCTTTAAACATCTGGAAATGGATTACGTCTATGTCCCCTTCCATGTAAGTGGTGAGAACCTGGAGAAGGCCATTCAGGGGGCTAGGTCTCTTGAAATAAGGGGTTTGAACGTCACCATACCCCATAAAACCGCGGTGATACCTTACCTGGATGAAGTGGACCCGGCGGCCCAACTTATCGGGGCGGTGAACACCATTAAATTCAACGAAGACAAGGCTAAGGGTTTCAACACCGATGGCTTGGGGGCGGTGAAGGCTTTGGAGGAGATAACCCCGGTTAAAGATAAAAAGGTGCTTATCATGGGTGCCGGAGGAGCGGCCCGGGCCCTGGCCTTCCAGCTAATTTTAAATGGAATTGGAGATTTGGTCATTGCCAACCGCACCCCGGAAAAGGCGGTTCAACTGGCCCTTGATATCCAGAGTAAACTGGAATTCTCCCCAGAGGCCACAGGTCTCGGGGAAGTGGAACTATCCAGTACGGACATCCTTATAAACACCACCTCAGTGGGAATGTATCCCCACCAGGACCAGCCCCCCCTGATTAGGGGTCAACAGATGCACCCGGAACTGGTGGTTAACGATATTATCTACAACCCCCTAAAGACCAATCTCCTGAAGGAAGCAGAAAGTATCGGTGCTAGAACATTAAACGGCACTAAAATGCTGTTATACCAGGGGATGGAGTCCTTCCGTATCTGGACCGGGGTTACCCCTCCGGTGGAAGTGTTCGAAAGAAGCTTGATGAGGACCTTGGGCAACAAGATCTAG